In Piliocolobus tephrosceles isolate RC106 chromosome 12, ASM277652v3, whole genome shotgun sequence, one DNA window encodes the following:
- the PDK3 gene encoding pyruvate dehydrogenase kinase, isozyme 3 isoform X2 — protein MRLFRWLLKQPVPKQIERYSRFSPSPLSIKQFLDFGRDNACEKTSYMFLRKELPVRLANTMREVNLLPDNLLNRPSVGLVQSWYMQSFLELLEYENKSPEDPQVLDNFLQVLIKVRNRHNDVVPTMAQGVIEYKEKFGFDPFISTNIQYFLDRFYTNRISFRMLINQHTLLFGGDTNPVHPKHIGSIDPTCNVADVVKDAYETAKMLCEQYYLVAPELEVEEFNAKAPDKPIQVVYVPSHLFHMLFELFKNSMRATVELYEDRKEGYPAVKTLVTLGKEDLSIKISDLGGGVPLRKIDRLFNYMYSTAPRPSLEPTRAAPLAGFGYGLPISRLYARYFQGDLKLYSMEGVGTDAVIYLKALSSESFERLPVFNKSAWRHYKTTPEADDWSNPSSEPRDASKYKAKQDN, from the exons GGAGAGATAATGCATGTGAGAAAACTTCATATATGTTTCTACGAAAGGAACTTCCTGTGCGGCTGGCTAACACAATGAGAGAAGTTAATCTTCTGCCGGATAATTTACTTAACCGCCCTTCAGTGGGATTGGTTCAGAGTTG gtatATGCAGAGTTTTCTTGAACttttagaatatgaaaataaGAGCCCTGAGGATCCACAGGTCTTGGATAA CTTTCTACAAGTTCTGATTAAAGTCAGAAATAGACACAATGATGTGGTTCCTACAATGGCGCAAGGAGTGATTGAATACAAGGAGAAGTTTGGGTTTGATCCTTTCATTAGCACTAACATCCAATATTTTCTGGATCGGTTTTATACCAACCGCATCTCGTTCCGCATGCTTATTAATCAGCACA CACTTCTGTTTGGGGGTGACACTAATCCTGTTCATCCTAAACACATAGGAAGTATCGATCCCACCTGTAATGTGGCGGATGTGGTGAAAG aTGCATATGAAACAGCCAAGATGCTGTGTGAACAGTATTACCTGGTAGCTCCAGAGCTGGAAGTGGAAGAATTCAATg cCAAAGCGCCAGACAAACCTATTCAGGTGGTTTATGTGCCCTCACATCTGTTTCATATGCTATTTGAGTTGTTCAAG AACTCAATGAGAGCAACAGTCGAACTCTATGAAGACAGAAAAGAGGGCTATCCCGCTGTTAAAACCCTCGTTACTTTGGGTAAAGAAGACTTATCCATTAAG ATCAGTGACCTAGGTGGTGGTGTCCCACTTCGAAAAATAGATCGTCTTTTTAACTACATGTATTCGACTGCTCCTAGACCCAGCCTGGAGCCTACCAGAGCTGCCCCTTTG GCTGGATTTGGTTATGGTTTGCCAATTTCCCGTCTGTATGCTAGATATTTTCAAGGAGATCTGAAACTGTATTCTATGGAAGGAGTGGGTACTGATGCTGTCATTTATTTGAAG GCTCTTTCAAGTGAGTCATTTGAGAGACTTCCAGTTTTTAATAAGTCCGCATGGCGCCATTACAAGACCACACCTGAAGCCGACGATTGGAGCAATCCCAGCAGTGAACCCAGGGATGCTTCAAAATACAAAGCGAAACA